Proteins found in one Panicum hallii strain FIL2 chromosome 4, PHallii_v3.1, whole genome shotgun sequence genomic segment:
- the LOC112889966 gene encoding tyrosine N-monooxygenase-like, with translation MAMEAAVVAASPALGASLHSSSTVLKALLLMLMLVYVVQTLVPRRKSTCTAPLPPGPTPWPVVGNLPEMLLSGKPAFRWIHQVMEKTGTDIACVKLGGVHVIPITGPNIAREVLKRQDANFASRPLTLASRTFSRGYTDAAMSPYGEQWSKMRRVLASEIVCPSRHKWLHDKRAEEADNLTRYVYNLAGAGSGGAVDVRHVARHYCGNVVRRLVFGRRYFGEPRPDGGPGPLEVQHVDAVFASLGLLYSFRVSDYLPWLLGLDLDGHEKMVREANEMVTRLPDAFIDERWTQWKSGERQELEDLLDVLITLEDAEGKPLLTIEEVKAQSQDIMFAAMDNPSNAVEWALAEMVNGPEMLKKAVEEIDGVVGRDRQVQESDIPRLRYLKACIREAFRLHPVAPFNVPHVALADATVASYHVPKGSHVILSRIGLGRNPAVWDDPHRFNPDRHLACNPMEDVTLAENDLRFISFSTGRRGCIAASLGTAMSVMLFGRLLQGFSWSKPAGMVAVDLSESRHDIFMAKPLVLHAEPRLPAHLYSAISM, from the coding sequence ATGGCAATGGAGGCGGCGGTCGTCGCTGCCTCCCCGGCACTTGGAGCCTCCTTGCACTCCTCCTCCACTGTCCTTAAAGCGTTACTGCTCATGTTGATGCTGGTGTACGTCGTCCAGACCCTCGTGCCGCGGCGAAAGAGCACGTGCACCGCGCCGCTGCCACCAGGGCCAACGCCGTGGCCCGTCGTCGGCAACCTGCCGGAGATGTTGCTCAGCGGCAAGCCTGCgttccggtggatccaccaaGTTATGGAGAAGACGGGCACCGACATCGCCTGCGTGAAGCTAGGCGGCGTCCACGTCATCCCCATCACCGGCCCCAATATCGCACGCGAGGTGCTCAAGAGGCAGGACGCCAATTTCGCCTCCCGGCCGCTGACCTTGGCCTCCAGGACATTCAGCAGAGGCTACACGGACGCCGCGATGTCCCCCTACGGCGAGCAGTGGAGCAAGATGCGCCGCGTGCTCGCCTCCGAAATCGTCTGCCCCTCCCGCCACAAGTGGCTCCACGACAAGCGCGCCGAGGAGGCCGACAACCTCACCCGCTACGTCTACAATCTCGCCGGAGCGGGGTCCGGCGGTGCCGTCGACGTCAGGCACGTCGCACGCCACTACTGCGGAAACGTTGTTCGCCGCCTCGTCTTCGGCAGGCGCTACTTCGGCGAGCCGCGGCCCGACGGCGGCCCTGGCCCGCTGGAGGTGCAGCACGTGGACGCAGTCTTCGCCTCCCTGGGGCTCCTCTACTCCTTCCGCGTCTCCGACTACCTGCCATGGCTGCTGGGCCTCGACCTCGACGGTCATGAGAAGATGGTCAGGGAGGCCAACGAGATGGTTACCAGGCTACCCGATGCGTTCATCGACGAGCGGTGGACGCAGTGGAAGAGCGGCGAGAGGCAGGAGCTCGAGGACCTGCTCGACGTGCTCATTACCCTCGAGGATGCCGAGGGCAAACCGTTGCTCACCATCGAGGAGGTCAAAGCTCAGTCGCAGGACATCATGTTCGCGGCCATGGACAACCCGTCGAACGCGGTGGAGTGGGCTCTGGCCGAGATGGTGAACGGCCCGGAGATGCTGAAGAAGGCGGTGGAGGAGATCGACGGCGTCGTCGGCCGGGACCGGCAGGTGCAGGAGTCCGACATCCCACGGCTCCGCTACCTCAAGGCCTGCATTCGCGAGGCGTTCCGCCTCCACCCCGTCGCGCCGTTCAACGTGCCCCACGTCGCGCTGGCCGACGCCACTGTCGCCAGCTACCACGTCCCCAAGGGCAGCCACGTCATCCTTAGCCGCATCGGCCTCGGCCGCAACCCTGCCGTCTGGGACGACCCGCACCGCTTCAACCCTGACCGACACCTCGCCTGCAATCCGATGGAGGATGTCACGCTCGCTGAGAATGACCTGAGGTTCATCTCTTTCAGCACCGGCCGCCGCGGTTGCATTGCCGCTTCGCTCGGCACGGCCATGAGCGTCATGCTCTTTGGCAGGCTCTTGCAGGGGTTCTCCTGGAGCAAGCCGGCAGGGATGGTGGCCGTCGACCTCAGTGAGTCGAGGCACGACATTTTCATGGCCAAGCCGCTGGTGCTGCATGCCGAGCCACGGCTGCCGGCGCACCTCTACTCGGCCATCTCTATGTAA